One genomic window of Camelina sativa cultivar DH55 chromosome 5, Cs, whole genome shotgun sequence includes the following:
- the LOC104789153 gene encoding uncharacterized protein LOC104789153 yields the protein MEKPQTFVAIPKVLKLDPKHYGHWKVSVKQAIQGINMEAWFAVEDGWTKPMVKNDKGESMAKPRKQWTAEEKAEAKHNSQALSVIFNSLPLDQFNSVQGCVEAKKTWDILQVTFEGTNNVKRTRLDNLASDFENLSMEEGETIASYNSRLSAIAQEAFITGKRYKDKKLVKKFFRSIPDKFQPHRSVIDVSLNLDELKFSQVVGMMQSFEMQLKKKEHRAERSFALKAVETPKIAETQEAADEEKVGLLVKKFFKKMECGQYRGSSSVVRGDSERDFKRGDRQERQCLECEGYGHSKAECPTKESRSKSFVAWSNSDSDDNEQEGEVLNNYVALLGVIEEDKVVDQGEKDQSAVVSDFEDDEADLPPEIHVTLLISSLVQKTQEYDVLLAEKTDLLAKFNSLSSDLEEERAKSQGLEKQLEEQLKNIRMLSKGTKDLDTILSSGRMGNAKWGLGFQGNNASTSTKFVKGLDAENKEATLIQSKTQAAVPIKTDSHQVRKVHPQRRFQASYQAPFRAMHVTQSFDPYGLAANHYSLRQAFGPAYQVSRSRRNGCWYYGNLSHFKAHNKDL from the exons ATGGAGAAACCACAAACTTTTGTTGCGATACCGAAAGTTCTGAAACTGGATCCAAAGCATTATGGGCATTGGAAGGTGTCGGTCAAACAGGCTATTCAAGGTATCAACATGGAGGCCTGGTTTGCAGTGGAAGATGGCTGGACCAAACCAATGGTCAAAAATGATAAGGGTGAATCGATGGCGAAACCTCGGAAGCAGTGGACTGCTGAAGAAAAGGCTGAGGCTAAACACAACTCTCAGGCCTTGTCGGTGATATTCAACTCCCTGCCACTGGATCAGTTCAACAGTGTCCAGGGCTGTGTAGAAGCGAAAAAAACTTGGGATATCCTCCAAGTTACCTTTGAAGGAACGAACAATGTAAAAAGGACACGCCTGGACAATCTGGCCTCAGATTTCGAGAATCTGTCCATGGAAGAAGGAGAGACCATTGCAAGCTACAACAGTCGTTTGAGCGCTATCGCACAAGAAGCGTTTATCACGGGAAAACGCTACAAGGACAAGAAGCTGGTGAAGAAATTTTTTAGGAGCATTCCAGACAAGTTTCAACCACATAGATCTGTTATCGATGTTTCCTTGAACTTAGATGAGTTGAAGTTCAGTCAAGTGGTTGGGATGATGCAGTCGTTTGAGATGCAACTTAAGAAAAAGGAACATCGTGCTGAACGATCATTTGCTCTAAAGGCTGTTGAAACTCCGAAGATTGCTGAGACACAGGAGGCTGCAGATGAAGAGAAAGTTGGATTGCTTGTTAAGAAGTTCTTCAAAAAGATGGAGTGTGGTCAGTATAGAGGATCCTCATCTGTAGTCAGAGGTGATTCAGAGAGGGACTTTAAGAGGGGTGATAGACAGGAGCGCCAATGTCTGGAGTGTGAA GGATATGGTCACTCCAAGGCTGAATGTCCTACTAAGGAGAGTAGATCCAAATCGTTTGTAGCCTGGAGTAATAGTGACTCTGATGATAACGAGCAAGAGGGTGAAGTTCTCAATAACTATGTGGCTCTGCTGGGAGTCATAGAAGAGGATAAAGTAGTGGATCAGGGTGAAAAAGATCAATCAGCTGTTGTGTCAGATTTTGAAGATGACGAGGCAGATCTACCCCCTGAGATACATGTTACCCTGCTAATCTCTAGTCTGGTTCAGAAAACTCAGGAGTATGATGTGCTGCTGGCGGAAAAAACAGATTTACTGGCAAAATTCAACTCGCTGTCATCAGATCTTGAAGAGGAAAGAGCTAAGTCCCAGGGATTAGAAAAACAACTGGAAGAGCAGCTCAAAAACATCAGAATGCTGAGCAAAGGAACAAAGGATCTTGACACCATTTTGAGTAGTGGGAGGATGGGTAATGCTAAGTGGGGACTTGGGTTTCAAGGTAACAATGCATCAACTTCCACAAAATTTGTCAAGGGTCTTGatgcagaaaataaagaagCTACACTCATCCAATCAAAGACACAAGCGGCAGTCCCGATCAAAACCGACTCTCATCAAGTAAGAAAAGTTCATCCTCAAAGAAGATTTCAGGCTTCGTACCAAGCACCCTTCAGAGCTATGCATGTGACTCAGTCATTTGATCCATATGGTTTGGCTGCAAATCACTACTCACTACGTCAGGCATTTGGACCGGCATATCAAGTCTCACGAAGTCGGAGGAATGGCTGTTGGTATTATGGAAATCTAAGTCACTTTAAAGCACACAACAAGGATCTGTGA